From a region of the Helianthus annuus cultivar XRQ/B chromosome 5, HanXRQr2.0-SUNRISE, whole genome shotgun sequence genome:
- the LOC110940714 gene encoding leucine-rich repeat extensin-like protein 3, with protein MRPPRLHFLILTLLVSATFLHTSAAADDNDNDADDLNNLVFENPSLRKVYIALQAWKSAIFSDPFNFTANWTGPAVCSYGGVFCAPSLSNSSNRVVAGIDLNHGDIAGYLPPELGLLTDLALFHINSNRFCGTVPNTFKKLKLLHELDLSNNRFVGTFPTVVLSLPKLKFLDLRFNEFEGSVPIKLFDKDLDAVFLNDNRFKFGIPPNLGNSPVSVLVLANNNLGGCLPASIGQMGATLNEIILMNDNLTSCLPVQIGALKKVTVFDVSSNSLQGPLPAAVAGMRSVEQLNVAHNKLTGVVPDSICKLPRLQNFTYSFNYFTGEAPSCVATAGKVFDDGKNCIAGKSNQRSGRECGSGDARPVDCSKLQCGGSSSSPVLPPPRSKSKSQSRRRSPTPKPPSPKPAQPPRQFVKASPPPPVFETSPVVRSHPPPPQVKPRGTPPPPVWQVSPSDRHAPPPPRESNPVPTPSPPTFESSPQTRVKLPPPSPPPPSPPPPSPSPPPPSPPPPPPPSPSPPPPPSPSPPPPPSPSPPPPPSPSPPPPPSPSPPPPPTPSPPPPSPSPPPPPTPSPPPPSPPPPSPSPPPPPTPSPPPPSPPPPSPSPLPPCSPSPPPPHYSSPPPPLKQSPPPPPPPQSSPPPPPHYSSPPPPPPYYSSPPPPPPPPHYSSPPPPPPHYASPPPPHYSSPPPPHYSSPPPPHYSSPPPPPHYSSPPPPHYSSPSPPPPPQQSPPPPTDCTPSPPPPPPPKPCETPLIPSPSPPPPHQWHPHPPQSQSPPPPKDHHHSLPPPSPFNNIPLPPVTGVSYASPPPPVIPYY; from the coding sequence ATGCGGCCACCGCGTTTACACTTCCTCATCCTCACCCTCCTTGTCTCCGCCACCTTCCTCCACACCTCAGCCGCCGCCGACGACAACGACAACGATGCCGACGACTTAAACAATCTTGTTTTCGAGAACCCGAGTCTCCGAAAAGTCTACATTGCTCTCCAAGCATGGAAATCCGCCATCTTTTCGGACCCGTTTAACTTCACCGCCAATTGGACCGGCCCGGCCGTGTGCTCCTACGGGGGAGTGTTTTGCGCCCCCTCTTTATCCAACAGCTCGAACCGAGTAGTTGCGGGTATCGACCTCAATCATGGCGATATCGCGGGTTACCTCCCGCCCGAGCTCGGCCTTCTTACCGACCTCGCACTTTTCCACATTAACTCCAACCGATTTTGCGGAACTGTGCCGAACACTTTTAAAAAGTTAAAGCTCCTCCACGAGCTCGACTTAAGTAATAACCGATTCGTCGGAACGTTCCCGACCGTGGTCCTATCTTTACCCAAGTTGAAGTTCCTCGACCTCCGGTTTAACGAATTCGAGGGGTCCGTTCCGATTAAGCTTTTCGATAAAGATCTTGATGCGGTTTTTTTAAACGATAACCGGTTCAAGTTCGGCATTCCACCGAATTTGGGTAACTCGCCCGTTTCGGTGCTTGTTTTGGCAAATAACAACTTGGGCGGATGTCTACCCGCGAGTATCGGGCAAATGGGCGCAACGTTGAATGAGATTATTCTAATGAACGATAACCTTACAAGCTGTTTGCCGGTGCAGATCGGGGCGTTAAAGAAGGTGACGGTTTTCGACGTTAGTTCTAATAGCCTTCAAGGGCCGTTACCCGCGGCGGTTGCCGGGATGAGAAGTGTGGAGCAGTTGAATGTGGCGCATAATAAGTTGACCGGAGTGGTGCCGGATAGTATTTGTAAGTTGCCGAGGTTGCAAAACTTTACTTATTCGTTTAATTATTTTACCGGTGAAGCGCCGTCGTGTGTGGCTACCGCCGGGAAGGTGTTTGATGACGGTAAGAATTGTATTGCTGGGAAGAGTAATCAACGGTCGGGTAGAGAGTGCGGATCAGGTGATGCGAGGCCGGTTGATTGTAGTAAGTTGCAATGCGGAGGGTCTTCATCGTCGCCGGTTTTGCCTCCGCCAAGGTCGAAGTCGAAATCGCAGTCTAGGAGGAGATCGCCTACTCCTAAACCGCCTTCTCCTAAACCGGCTCAGCCGCCCAGACAGTTCGTTAAAGCCTCCCCGCCGCCACCGGTTTTTGAGACTTCACCTGTTGTAAGATCACACCCGCCACCACCGCAGGTAAAACCGCGAGGAACACCACCGCCTCCGGTTTGGCAAGTGTCGCCAAGTGATAGACATGCCCCACCACCACCGCGGGAAAGCAACCCGGTGCCAACACCATCACCTCCAACGTTCGAATCTTCACCTCAAACACGTGTTAAACTACCACCACCGTCACcccctccaccatcaccacctccaccatCGCCCTCACCGCCACCACCctcaccaccacctccaccaccaccatcaccctcACCTCCACCACCCCCCTCaccctcaccaccaccacccccttCACCCTCGCCACCGCCTCCACCTTCGCCATCCCCACCTCCACCACCGTCACCATCACCGCCGCCACCCCCGACACCCTCACCTCCTCCACCGTCACCTTCACCACCGCCACCCCCGACACCCTCACCTCCTCCACCTTCACCTCCTCctccatcaccatcaccaccgccACCCCCGACACCCTCACCTCCTCCACCTTCACCTCCACCACCGTCACCCTCACCACTGCCTCCGTGCTCACCCTCACCACCCCCACCACATTACtcatcaccaccgccacctcTAAAGCAatcaccgccgccgccaccaccaccacagtcaTCTCCGCCACCTCCACCTCATTACTCGtccccaccaccacctccaccatatTACTcgtccccaccaccaccaccaccaccgccacattACTCctcaccgccgccaccaccaccacattacGCCTCACCTCCGCCACCACATTACTCGTCACCGCCACCACCACATTActcatcaccaccgccaccacattACTcctcaccaccaccgccaccacattactcatcaccacctccaccacactactcatcaccatcaccaccaccaccacctcaacaatcaccaccaccaccaaccgaCTGcactccatcaccaccacccccacctcCTCCCAAACCATGTGAAACCCCCTTAATCCCATCCccatcaccacctccaccacaCCAATGGCATCCCCACCCACCACAAAGTCAATCTCCACCACCACCCAAAGACCACCACCATTCattaccaccaccatcaccattcAATAACATACCACTCCCTCCGGTGACAGGCGTTTCCTACGCCTCTCCACCACCCCCAGTTATCCCCTACTACTAG